A window from Schistosoma haematobium chromosome 1, whole genome shotgun sequence encodes these proteins:
- a CDS encoding hypothetical protein (EggNog:ENOG410V8IG~COG:T~MEROPS:MER1076186): MNEDDDFLTHVGVVNRECERFRLKSLTEDQFKALILICSLQHQKFSDLRTRLLSRLDQEPKLTLNYIANEYQRLINLQRDTSMVQSGGSSRFEVRAVQQTPRKNKHVPASSSPSHSSSRRQTKATPPAPCWQCGAWHYVRNCPFNQHRCKKCKVIGHRDGFCLTKKTPSQSRNTKKTLPRSRTNSLSLVSSCQSSSPCQRKFITVNINGHSSKLQIDTASDVTILSRKTWIKMASPNLQHTTQKPRTACGNYLHLLGQMECTVTFRDLAFVGVCYITPADLNLLGLDWFDHLNLADVPLNTICNLVSQPQLRQQPHDLEVYTRNLMTQFSTIFQPGLGRCSAMKATLRLKTGAKPVFRPKRPVPYATLQTVDEELNRLQQQGVITPVSYSAWAAPIVVIKKANGTIRICADFSTGLNAALEQHHYTLPVPADLFTMLNGGRFFAKLDLADAYLQVEVDEASRELLTINTHRGLFQYNRLPFGVKTAPSIFQQLMDTILSGISGVAAYLDDILIVATTLEQLRERTTLVLQRISDNGFRLRLEKCQFYLQSVKYLGFIFDADGRRPDPENIRAIKLMPTPTNVSSLRSFLGLVSYYSAFVPSMHDIRAPLNSLLQKNSSWSWTKQCDTAFCKLKSIISSELLLTHYDPAMPIIVAADASAYGLGAVISHQFPDASEKAVMHAARTLTPAKKNTAR, from the coding sequence ATGAACGAAGATGATGATTTTCTTACGCATGTGGGCGTCGTCAACCGCGAATGCGAACGCTTCCGGTTAAAGTCCTTGACTGAAGATCAGTTTAAGGCCCTGATACTTATTTGCAGCCTACAGCACCAAAAGTTCAGTGACTTACGAACAAGGCTATTAAGTCGTTTAGATCAAGAGCCAAAACTCACCCTGAACTATATAGCTAATGAATATCAACGTCTCATCAATCTGCAACGAGACACTTCTATGGTCCAGAGTGGTGGATCTAGCCGATTTGAAGTACGAGCGGTGCAACAGACACCTCGCAAAAACAAACACGTCCCCGCTTCATCCAGTCCATCTCACTCCAGCTCTAGACGACAGACTAAAGCAACTCCTCCTGCTCCTTGCTGGCAATGTGGTGCATGGCACTACGTTCGAAACTGCCCATTTAATCAACATCGATGCAAGAAGTGTAAGGTTATTGGTCATAGGGATGGTTTTTGTCTGACGAAGAAGACTCCAAGTCAATCCAGAAATACCAAAAAGACCCTTCCTAGATCCCGCACCAATTCATTGAGCTTAGTATCTTCGTGTCAAAGCTCATCACCGTGTcagagaaaatttattactgttaacATTAATGGGCATTCATCTAAATTGCAAATAGATACAGCATCAGATGTCACTATCCTTTCTCGTAAGACTTGGATCAAAATGGCCAGCCCAAACTTGCAGCATACAACGCAAAAGCCTCGTACTGCGTGTGGTAACTACCTTCACCTGCTAGGACAAATGGAATGTACAGTCACTTTCCGTGATTTGGCATTTGTTGGGGTATGCTACATAACGCCAGCTGACCTAAATTTGCTCGGGTTAGATTGGTTCGACCACTTAAATTTAGCTGATGTCCCGTTGAATACCATATGCAACCTGGTATCACAACCCCAACTACGACAACAACCACACGACTTGGAAGTTTATACGAGGAACTTAATGACGCAGTTTTCAACTATTTTCCAACCTGGATTGGGTCGCTGCTCTGCCATGAAAGCAACACTTCGATTGAAAACTGGGGCTAAGCCTGTTTTTCGCCCAAAGAGACCTGTCCCTTATGCAACATTACAAACAGTAGATGAAGAATTGAATCGCCTTCAACAACAAGGAGTTATCACTCCCGTTTCCTACTCTGCATGGGCAGCACCTATCGTGGTTATTAAGAAAGCCAACGGCACGATACGTATATGTGCTGACTTTTCAACAGGTCTCAATGCAGCTCTGGAACAACATCATTATACCCTGCCTGTTCCCGCAGACCTATTTACCATGCTGAATGGGGGAAGATTTTTCGCTAAGCTGGATCTAGCTGATGCTTATTTGCAAGTGGAAGTAGATGAAGCATCAAGAGAGCTGTTAACTATCAATACTCATCGTGGTTTGTTCCAGTATAACCGTCTACCTTTCGGAGTCAAAACTGCACCATCTATTTTCCAGCAACTAATGGATACCATCCTATCAGGTATCTCGGGAGTCGCGGCTTATTTGGATGACATTTTAATTGTAGCAACGACATTAGAACAGCTAAGAGAACGCACGACATTGGTACTGCAACGCATCAGTGACAACGGTTTCCGGTTACGCCTAGAGAAATGCCAGTTTTATTTGCAGTCGGTAAAATACTTGGGGTTCATTTTCGATGCCGACGGCCGCAGGCCGGATCCTGAGAATATCCGAGCTATCAAACTGATGCCAACTCCTACTAATGTCTCGTCACTACGTTCCTtcctgggacttgtcagctattaCTCAGCGTTCGTTCCATCGATGCATGATATTCGCGCTCCACTGAATAGCTTACTGCAGAAGAACAGCTCTTGGAGCTGGACTAAACAGTGTGACACTGCCTTTTGTAAACTGAAGTCCATTATTAGTTCGGAATTGCTGTTGACACACTACGATCCAGCCATGCCGATCATAGTAGCTGCAGACGCTTCCGCCTATGGCCTAGGCGCTGTTATCTCCCATCAGTTCCCGGATGCATCGGAAAAAGCCGTTATGCATGCTGCCCGCACACTAACCCCAGCAAAAAAAAATACAGCCAGATAG